The following proteins come from a genomic window of Edaphobacter sp. 4G125:
- a CDS encoding SH3 domain-containing protein, whose amino-acid sequence MSLRQGFLAGCLVLALSGCSKLRPKPETQYVYVTSKQTYLRDRVAAVSNRTATVENGAKLQVLEKGRRFYRVQTPKGEQGWIDERAVATQEIFDQFETLGREHQNDSVVANAVVRDDVYLHTKPGRDTDRLFRLTEGEKLKLLRRATLPKPLPPGQRPPVKPVTTAAGTTKDKTGAQKEAAPAEPAPPIMEDWWLVRDSRGDTGWLYSRMMDVDVPDSIGRYSEGQRIVGAYILTKVNDPDAPQDDKNIPEYVTVLSPYKAGLPYDFNQVRVFTWNVKKHRYETAFRERNIEGYLPVEIKMAKDPYAKNPAGLMEAPTFSFKVLSADAPIVIPDPVTGAIVPGKTNLKTYRLEGSIVRRIVDPTIPPPDDAHPDPMPVKKKKAAAVSKKPRRRR is encoded by the coding sequence ATGTCGCTTCGACAGGGGTTTCTAGCAGGATGCCTTGTCCTGGCGCTTAGTGGCTGCTCAAAACTTCGGCCTAAGCCGGAGACACAATATGTGTATGTCACTTCAAAGCAGACGTATCTGCGTGACCGAGTGGCTGCTGTTTCGAACCGTACCGCCACGGTGGAGAACGGTGCGAAATTGCAGGTCCTGGAAAAAGGGCGCAGGTTCTATCGTGTCCAGACACCGAAGGGCGAGCAGGGGTGGATTGACGAGAGAGCAGTTGCAACCCAGGAGATCTTCGATCAGTTTGAGACGCTTGGGCGCGAACACCAGAACGATTCTGTCGTCGCGAATGCGGTGGTCCGCGATGACGTTTACCTTCATACAAAGCCGGGCCGTGATACAGATCGCCTGTTTCGACTGACCGAAGGCGAGAAGCTGAAGTTGTTGCGACGAGCCACTTTGCCGAAGCCACTGCCGCCGGGACAGCGACCTCCGGTCAAGCCAGTTACGACTGCCGCCGGGACCACGAAAGATAAGACTGGAGCGCAGAAGGAAGCCGCTCCTGCTGAACCAGCGCCACCTATTATGGAAGATTGGTGGTTGGTTCGTGACTCCAGGGGAGATACGGGATGGCTCTACAGCCGCATGATGGATGTTGATGTTCCGGATTCGATTGGCCGCTATTCTGAAGGCCAGCGGATCGTAGGAGCGTACATCCTGACGAAGGTCAACGATCCGGATGCTCCACAGGATGACAAGAATATTCCCGAGTATGTGACGGTACTCAGTCCATACAAGGCCGGGCTGCCGTATGACTTTAACCAGGTGCGTGTATTTACATGGAACGTAAAGAAGCATCGATATGAAACGGCCTTCCGGGAACGGAATATCGAGGGGTATCTTCCGGTCGAGATCAAAATGGCAAAGGACCCCTATGCGAAGAATCCTGCCGGCCTGATGGAGGCTCCAACCTTCAGCTTCAAGGTGTTGTCAGCGGATGCGCCTATTGTTATCCCCGATCCGGTGACCGGAGCAATTGTTCCAGGAAAAACCAACCTCAAGACGTATCGGTTGGAGGGCAGTATTGTGCGCCGTATTGTGGACCCGACGATTCCTCCGCCGGATGATGCTCATCCCGACCCGATGCCAGTGAAGAAAAAGAAGGCAGCGGCTGTTTCGAAGAAGCCGCGCCGTAGACGATAG
- the queG gene encoding tRNA epoxyqueuosine(34) reductase QueG, which yields MSVEWTSELVRWMQEQARNVGFDTASIAPVPSPHSELAERDANRFQAWIDAGRAGEMEYLKRRDQEGILVRSGVKVAIPWARSVIVCAFNYNVEAPLSIAPAPPKTGWIARYAWSGRNSEDQMVPTDYHDELLTRLRTIESALQERVPCETRCYVDTGPLVERSAAVKAGLGWTGKNTCLINQNLGSWLLLSVIVTSIPVAAEVSIDTTVDRCGSCTRCLDACPTQALIAPRQMDASRCISYLTIEKKGAIAEDLRNLIGRQIFGCDICQDVCPWNRRAPITVREGMEPRPELINPALEWLAELDSAGFKKLFKGSPLERTRRKRLHRNVAIAMGNSHDRDFLPHLEAWSQSEDEVLAESARWAIQQITSSTHER from the coding sequence GTGTCAGTCGAGTGGACTTCTGAGCTGGTGAGGTGGATGCAGGAGCAGGCCAGGAATGTGGGCTTTGATACTGCTAGCATCGCTCCCGTACCTTCTCCGCACAGCGAACTTGCTGAACGTGACGCCAATCGCTTTCAAGCCTGGATCGATGCTGGCCGCGCCGGAGAGATGGAATATCTCAAACGCCGCGATCAGGAAGGGATCCTGGTACGGAGCGGTGTAAAAGTAGCCATACCGTGGGCTCGTTCCGTCATCGTCTGTGCCTTTAATTACAACGTTGAGGCTCCGCTTTCGATTGCTCCCGCCCCTCCAAAGACAGGTTGGATTGCGCGTTATGCCTGGAGCGGCAGAAACAGCGAAGACCAGATGGTCCCAACCGATTATCACGACGAACTGCTGACACGACTGCGAACGATCGAGTCTGCCTTGCAGGAACGTGTGCCCTGCGAAACACGATGTTATGTCGATACCGGCCCCCTCGTGGAGCGATCAGCAGCCGTGAAGGCTGGGCTTGGCTGGACAGGAAAGAACACCTGTCTCATCAACCAGAATCTCGGATCCTGGCTTCTGCTTTCGGTGATTGTGACCTCCATTCCAGTCGCAGCCGAAGTATCGATTGATACTACAGTCGATCGATGTGGAAGTTGCACGCGTTGTCTTGATGCGTGTCCGACGCAGGCTCTCATCGCTCCTCGTCAAATGGATGCCTCTCGCTGCATCTCCTATCTCACAATCGAAAAGAAAGGTGCAATTGCTGAAGACCTGCGAAATCTTATCGGACGTCAGATCTTTGGTTGCGACATCTGCCAGGACGTGTGCCCATGGAACCGTCGCGCTCCCATCACCGTAAGAGAGGGTATGGAGCCCAGACCAGAGCTGATCAACCCCGCGCTGGAATGGTTGGCAGAGTTGGATTCGGCAGGCTTCAAAAAACTCTTCAAGGGTTCCCCATTGGAGCGAACTCGCCGCAAACGGCTGCATCGGAATGTAGCAATTGCAATGGGAAACAGTCATGATCGTGATTTTCTGCCTCACCTTGAAGCATGGAGCCAAAGCGAAGATGAGGTCTTAGCCGAAAGCGCACGTTGGGCTATCCAGCAGATTACTTCTTCAACTCACGAACGTTAA
- a CDS encoding lactonase family protein — MISALTGCGGFFVPPNNGGGGGGGGTTTGRVYVANAKTATTSTISGFTIGTGTLTAVNGSPFTLNYVPVALAISPNNSYLYAAGPSSINVYSINSDGSLTQVNGGAVISVASLDISPDGQWLFGLDQLSNVLDEFQINSSTGALTPVASNIQYPVPSGTTSWPRMMVKVAPSGNYVFAALGTIGDIVFSLNTTTGATSWVQQLRLNSSSTSDNALAVDSTGSYLYIARSGTNGGVAVYTIGANGVLNSISGSPFAAGSQPFSVTLDTTGKYLYVANRNAGTISGYSIGTGSALTALNGSPYASGTQVNSLGVDKSGKYLLAGAGGGGPDLSMYSFDATTLGKLNLTTSVATDTDPAGVVAIAVTH, encoded by the coding sequence ATGATTTCGGCATTGACGGGCTGTGGAGGCTTCTTTGTTCCTCCGAACAATGGCGGCGGAGGCGGCGGAGGCGGAACCACGACGGGACGTGTTTATGTTGCAAATGCAAAGACCGCGACGACGAGCACGATCTCCGGATTCACGATTGGAACCGGAACCCTGACAGCGGTCAACGGGTCGCCATTTACGTTGAACTATGTCCCTGTAGCGCTTGCGATCTCTCCCAATAATTCGTATCTCTATGCTGCCGGGCCAAGCTCGATCAATGTTTATTCGATCAATTCGGACGGATCGCTGACACAGGTTAATGGCGGAGCTGTGATCAGTGTCGCCTCGCTGGATATATCTCCCGATGGGCAATGGCTGTTTGGTCTCGACCAGCTTTCTAATGTTCTGGACGAGTTTCAAATCAATTCATCCACGGGGGCATTAACGCCGGTTGCCAGTAATATTCAATATCCCGTTCCGAGCGGAACGACCTCGTGGCCCCGGATGATGGTAAAGGTAGCCCCGTCTGGCAATTATGTGTTTGCAGCGCTCGGTACGATAGGGGATATTGTTTTCAGCTTGAATACAACGACGGGCGCAACGTCCTGGGTGCAGCAGCTTAGGTTGAATTCTTCGAGCACAAGCGATAATGCGCTGGCAGTCGATAGCACCGGCTCGTATTTGTATATAGCAAGGAGCGGAACTAATGGTGGTGTGGCGGTTTATACCATCGGAGCGAATGGAGTTTTGAACTCCATCTCCGGTTCTCCGTTTGCCGCAGGATCGCAGCCGTTCTCTGTGACGCTGGACACGACGGGCAAGTATCTCTACGTCGCTAATCGAAATGCTGGAACAATCTCAGGCTATTCGATCGGAACAGGATCGGCACTGACGGCGCTCAACGGTTCTCCCTATGCCAGTGGAACTCAAGTGAACTCGCTTGGTGTAGACAAAAGCGGAAAGTATCTGCTGGCCGGTGCCGGGGGAGGTGGTCCCGATTTATCGATGTATAGCTTCGATGCCACCACGCTCGGGAAGCTCAATCTGACTACGAGCGTTGCGACCGATACAGATCCGGCTGGAGTGGTGGCGATTGCGGTGACCCACTGA
- a CDS encoding hypervirulence associated TUDOR domain-containing protein: MARTFKVGDHVGWNSEAGQVSGTIIAIHTGDFIYKGYVHHASESDPQYEIKSDKTDHIAAHKGSALKLLHGDGEV; this comes from the coding sequence ATGGCGAGAACGTTTAAAGTTGGCGATCACGTAGGTTGGAATTCTGAGGCGGGACAAGTGTCAGGAACGATTATTGCTATACACACCGGCGATTTTATCTACAAAGGGTATGTACATCATGCGTCAGAAAGCGATCCCCAGTATGAGATCAAAAGCGATAAGACGGATCATATTGCTGCTCATAAGGGGAGTGCTCTAAAACTTCTGCATGGAGATGGTGAAGTGTGA
- a CDS encoding PP2C family protein-serine/threonine phosphatase: MQIASKQNWPEWMGKKPPTGLPAAVFWLAIWFGLLFVLRMIPGSFGTFFTVVQVLVGIALVATGIPLLVRVVRRRMLWSLRNKLVVTYLLIGLAPVVLFFTLVMISAYVAAGQFAIHLANSRMQEELAQMSSDNAHRLQHIAILIQENPASLTANAIELRDNPDMTRGNLHRVISIYLNSAPVLLGVPQGKAPLGLPPWATELKEGQFQGLVLDGGELYLAVVNQKRLNDGRLLSVVTSLIVDGQMMDSIARGVGRAQLIAERLGGSEPSSNQAAKTAESSRTPTRRPAQKARENSVSGGTQVPGVNLADIQVHFLSTVGVTDWGTGERDNVPIRMDSRPSLLYNQLFGASLGGLVTDAYRIGLIALCVLFALIELLALIMAIRLSRTMTASVSDLYEATQQIDRGEFSHRIGVTRQDQLAELSRSFNKMTGSLQRLLVEQKEKERLQNEISIAQEVQANLFPRQITSLPTLELHGICRPARSVSGDYYDFLVFHEAAHNGHPNRKETGVGIAIGDISGKGISAALLMATLHSAVRAYRFASEELVYSESALAGLLASRDERGGDCDELFQSPGRILSLLNRHLYRSTQPEKYATLFLAHYDARSSMLTYSNAGQLPPLVLGRDGVVRRLDRGGTVVGLMDGMQYEEDSFQMHSGDIVVGYSDGVTEPENDFGEFGEERLMEVVRRYRDQPLHVISSQVMQALDAWIGAAEQPDDITLVLARQL, from the coding sequence ATGCAAATCGCTAGCAAGCAAAACTGGCCGGAATGGATGGGCAAAAAGCCCCCCACGGGGTTGCCCGCCGCCGTTTTCTGGCTGGCGATATGGTTTGGCCTGCTTTTTGTGCTGCGGATGATTCCCGGCTCGTTCGGGACCTTCTTCACCGTGGTTCAGGTGTTGGTGGGAATAGCCTTGGTCGCTACAGGAATCCCCCTGCTGGTCCGCGTTGTTCGCCGACGGATGTTGTGGAGCCTGCGAAACAAGCTCGTTGTCACCTACCTGCTGATCGGGCTGGCTCCGGTCGTACTGTTCTTTACGCTTGTCATGATTTCGGCCTATGTTGCCGCAGGCCAGTTTGCAATCCATCTGGCCAACTCACGCATGCAAGAAGAACTGGCACAAATGAGCAGCGATAACGCTCATCGACTGCAGCATATTGCCATTCTCATTCAGGAAAACCCCGCTTCGCTGACAGCAAATGCCATTGAGCTGAGGGACAACCCCGATATGACTCGAGGTAATCTGCATCGTGTCATATCGATCTATCTCAACAGCGCCCCTGTACTTCTTGGTGTCCCCCAGGGGAAGGCACCTCTTGGTTTACCTCCATGGGCAACCGAACTCAAGGAAGGACAATTCCAGGGGCTCGTGCTCGATGGTGGAGAACTCTACCTGGCTGTCGTTAACCAGAAGCGACTGAATGATGGCCGGCTCCTGAGTGTCGTCACCAGCCTTATCGTTGATGGCCAGATGATGGACTCCATCGCCCGCGGCGTAGGACGGGCACAACTGATTGCAGAACGGCTTGGAGGCAGCGAACCGAGCTCCAATCAGGCTGCAAAAACAGCGGAATCTTCCAGGACGCCGACAAGAAGACCCGCCCAGAAGGCGCGCGAAAACTCAGTTTCTGGAGGGACGCAGGTTCCTGGAGTCAACCTCGCCGATATCCAGGTGCACTTTCTCTCGACGGTCGGCGTTACAGACTGGGGGACCGGCGAACGGGACAATGTCCCCATCCGGATGGATTCTCGTCCATCCCTGCTCTACAACCAGCTCTTTGGAGCATCGCTTGGCGGCCTCGTCACCGATGCCTATCGAATCGGCTTGATCGCCTTATGCGTTCTCTTTGCCCTGATCGAGTTGCTGGCTTTAATCATGGCAATCCGCTTGAGCAGAACCATGACCGCCTCCGTCTCCGATCTCTACGAGGCAACGCAACAGATCGACCGCGGAGAGTTCAGCCATCGAATCGGCGTCACACGTCAAGACCAGCTCGCCGAACTGAGCCGTTCCTTTAATAAGATGACTGGCTCCTTGCAGCGCCTTCTTGTAGAGCAAAAAGAGAAGGAACGGCTGCAGAACGAGATCTCCATCGCACAGGAAGTACAAGCCAACCTCTTTCCACGCCAGATCACAAGTCTTCCAACACTTGAGCTGCATGGCATCTGTCGACCGGCGCGATCGGTAAGTGGCGACTACTACGACTTTCTTGTCTTTCATGAAGCGGCACATAATGGCCATCCGAACCGCAAAGAGACCGGTGTTGGAATCGCGATCGGCGATATCAGCGGAAAGGGAATCTCTGCTGCACTGCTGATGGCAACACTCCACTCAGCAGTACGTGCATATCGTTTCGCCAGCGAGGAGCTGGTTTACAGCGAATCGGCGCTGGCCGGTCTGCTGGCAAGCCGCGACGAGCGCGGAGGCGACTGCGATGAGCTGTTCCAATCGCCGGGGCGAATTCTGTCACTCCTGAACCGCCACCTCTATCGGAGCACCCAACCAGAAAAGTACGCGACCCTGTTTCTCGCTCACTATGATGCTCGGTCGTCGATGCTGACCTATTCAAATGCCGGCCAGCTTCCACCGCTGGTGCTGGGTAGAGATGGTGTGGTGCGCCGCCTGGACCGCGGCGGCACGGTCGTGGGCCTGATGGATGGAATGCAGTACGAAGAAGACAGCTTCCAGATGCACTCAGGCGACATCGTCGTTGGCTACTCCGATGGCGTCACCGAACCAGAGAATGATTTCGGCGAGTTCGGAGAGGAGCGGCTCATGGAAGTCGTCCGTCGCTATCGCGATCAGCCGCTGCATGTGATTTCGAGTCAGGTGATGCAGGCTCTTGATGCCTGGATCGGAGCAGCAGAACAGCCTGACGATATCACCCTGGTCCTGGCGCGTCAGCTGTAG
- a CDS encoding family 1 encapsulin nanocompartment shell protein: MNNLHKELAPISAAAWSQIEEETTRTLKRYLAGRRVVDVPTPGGAAMPGVGTGHLQSISAPADGIVANLREVQSLVELRVFFELSRQTIDDVERGSNDSDWQPAKDAAKKLAFAEDRAIFNGYREASIRGIRQSTSNPISMLPADVRDYPDAVAHALSQLRLVGVNGPYSVVLGANEYTALAETRDQGYPVLEHVKRIIDGNILWAPAIEGAFILTTRGGDFQLNLGQDVSIGYLSHNDSTVKLYLQETFTFRVLTSEASVALSPS, from the coding sequence ATGAATAACCTCCATAAAGAACTCGCGCCTATCTCTGCCGCCGCTTGGTCACAAATTGAAGAAGAGACGACAAGAACACTAAAAAGGTATCTAGCGGGGCGGCGAGTTGTGGATGTCCCAACTCCCGGTGGCGCTGCTATGCCTGGAGTCGGAACCGGCCACTTGCAATCGATCTCTGCTCCTGCTGATGGCATTGTTGCCAACCTGCGCGAGGTTCAATCCCTTGTTGAATTGCGGGTCTTTTTCGAGTTATCCCGCCAAACAATTGACGATGTCGAGCGAGGATCAAATGATTCCGATTGGCAGCCTGCCAAGGATGCTGCAAAGAAACTAGCCTTTGCAGAAGACCGAGCCATCTTCAATGGCTACCGCGAAGCAAGCATCCGGGGTATTCGTCAAAGCACCAGCAACCCTATTAGCATGCTCCCTGCGGATGTGCGAGATTACCCAGACGCCGTAGCACACGCGTTGAGCCAGCTAAGGCTCGTCGGAGTTAACGGTCCATACTCGGTTGTGCTTGGAGCCAATGAATATACGGCACTTGCTGAAACTCGCGATCAAGGCTATCCCGTCCTTGAACACGTGAAGCGTATCATCGACGGCAATATTCTTTGGGCACCAGCCATTGAGGGTGCATTCATTCTGACAACACGAGGTGGCGATTTCCAACTCAACCTTGGACAGGATGTTTCGATCGGCTATCTCAGCCATAACGATTCCACCGTGAAGTTGTACCTTCAGGAGACATTTACTTTCCGAGTCTTAACCAGCGAAGCTTCTGTCGCACTTTCTCCATCATAA
- a CDS encoding YihY/virulence factor BrkB family protein, with product MLTPRNGDQIPSLPLMFSILPPNADRPEVPRAASAMSLKPDEQKTGPNLPIERVPPTVRKPGFWPQIAALLRYMVKTEVHTYAFSVAANAILSLFPFIVLLLTICRRVFHSRAMEQVVGDMMRGFLPVGQDFVMRNMQLLAHPRKGVQVFSVVMLLVSSTGVFLPLEVALNNVWGVTKNRSYLHNQVVSLGLAFAVGVLALASVAFSSGSRSLLTFVFFGHTETPAYDFAAAWFLKGCGIILSILLFFLIYWILPNRKIPARAVLPTAFMVGIFWELAKYLYVRALPWLDFQSVYGPFYISVGLMMWAFLSGLLVLAGAQVSATRFTLRLAREAKMEERRATLEAEKKNANR from the coding sequence ATGCTGACACCACGAAATGGCGATCAGATACCTTCTCTACCTCTTATGTTTTCGATCCTTCCACCCAATGCAGATAGACCTGAAGTCCCTCGAGCGGCCAGCGCGATGTCGCTGAAGCCTGACGAGCAGAAGACCGGCCCCAATCTGCCAATTGAACGGGTTCCTCCAACAGTACGAAAGCCTGGCTTCTGGCCTCAGATCGCAGCCCTGCTGCGTTACATGGTTAAAACTGAAGTCCACACCTACGCCTTCAGCGTAGCGGCAAATGCAATTCTGTCGCTCTTTCCATTTATCGTGCTTCTGTTAACCATCTGCCGAAGGGTCTTCCACTCCCGGGCAATGGAACAGGTCGTCGGCGATATGATGCGCGGTTTCCTCCCCGTCGGGCAGGATTTTGTGATGAGGAACATGCAGTTGCTCGCGCATCCTCGCAAAGGGGTTCAGGTCTTCTCTGTAGTGATGCTTCTGGTCAGTTCCACGGGAGTCTTTCTTCCTTTGGAAGTAGCGCTGAATAACGTTTGGGGGGTAACCAAAAATCGCAGCTATCTCCATAACCAGGTAGTCTCCCTGGGGTTGGCCTTCGCTGTCGGCGTTCTTGCCCTCGCTTCTGTCGCTTTCAGCTCAGGTTCGAGGAGCCTTCTTACCTTCGTCTTCTTTGGTCATACCGAAACCCCTGCGTACGATTTCGCCGCCGCATGGTTTTTGAAGGGCTGTGGCATCATCCTGAGCATTCTGCTGTTTTTTCTGATCTACTGGATTCTTCCCAATCGCAAGATTCCCGCTCGGGCGGTTCTTCCGACAGCGTTCATGGTAGGAATCTTCTGGGAACTGGCAAAGTATCTCTATGTGCGGGCCTTGCCCTGGCTCGACTTTCAATCGGTCTATGGGCCGTTTTATATCTCGGTTGGACTCATGATGTGGGCGTTTCTCTCGGGCCTGCTGGTTCTGGCAGGAGCGCAGGTTTCGGCAACACGGTTTACCCTCCGGCTTGCGCGTGAGGCCAAAATGGAAGAGCGCCGAGCGACACTGGAGGCAGAGAAAAAGAATGCAAATCGCTAG
- a CDS encoding M28 family peptidase — translation MSTGKRLSLCSSSALLCLVLIAGQKPAHSFDSPQTKKAPAISSLKQEVQADMNFLASDELRGRGSATRDEHLAALFAASQFQSLGLEPGGNNGTYLQKAQLPDPLPSRLQKYLSKYEDVPRKETWNAIGILRGSSRPDEVILLTAHLDHLGVSATPQSDPIYNGADDDASGTTAVLTLAHLLASGPRPKRTIVFALFGSEEIGGFGNQAFLAHPPVPLSNIIANLEFEMIGRPDSAVPAGTLWLTGFDRSNLGPELAKHGAHLMNDPHPKEQFFQRSDNYALARQGIIAHTVSSFGLHHDYHEPSDEVRTIDFTHMTNAIHSMVGPIRWLADSTFKPAWNPGGNPQTNPPSKQP, via the coding sequence ATGTCCACCGGCAAACGTCTTTCACTTTGCAGTTCCAGCGCGCTTCTGTGTCTTGTATTGATTGCAGGACAGAAACCCGCCCACTCATTCGACTCTCCACAAACGAAAAAGGCTCCTGCAATCTCTTCTCTGAAACAAGAGGTTCAGGCCGACATGAACTTCCTTGCCAGCGACGAGCTTCGCGGACGTGGTTCGGCCACTCGCGACGAGCACCTGGCTGCTCTTTTTGCGGCTTCGCAGTTTCAGTCGCTGGGACTCGAACCGGGTGGTAACAATGGGACCTACCTCCAGAAAGCCCAGCTTCCCGACCCGCTTCCGTCACGTCTCCAGAAGTACCTCTCAAAGTATGAAGATGTTCCGCGCAAGGAGACCTGGAATGCCATTGGCATTCTTCGTGGCTCTTCGCGGCCAGATGAGGTCATCCTTCTGACCGCCCATCTCGATCACCTAGGGGTATCCGCGACCCCACAAAGTGATCCCATCTATAACGGCGCCGACGATGACGCCTCTGGAACCACCGCAGTCCTCACGCTGGCCCATTTGCTTGCATCCGGTCCTCGCCCCAAGCGCACCATCGTCTTTGCACTCTTCGGCTCCGAGGAGATCGGCGGTTTCGGCAACCAGGCATTTCTTGCCCATCCTCCCGTTCCTCTGTCCAACATCATCGCCAATCTCGAGTTTGAGATGATCGGCCGACCCGACTCCGCAGTCCCTGCAGGAACCCTATGGCTCACCGGCTTTGACCGCTCCAACCTCGGCCCCGAGCTCGCAAAACACGGCGCTCATCTCATGAACGATCCCCACCCAAAGGAGCAGTTCTTTCAGCGCTCCGACAACTATGCCCTCGCCCGCCAGGGCATCATCGCCCATACCGTATCGAGCTTCGGACTCCACCACGACTACCATGAGCCCTCAGACGAGGTCCGCACCATCGACTTCACTCACATGACCAATGCCATCCACTCCATGGTTGGCCCGATTCGCTGGCTGGCCGATTCCACCTTCAAACCTGCATGGAATCCTGGAGGCAACCCGCAGACCAACCCTCCATCGAAACAGCCCTAG
- a CDS encoding Dyp-type peroxidase yields the protein MGTSKALNEVVLPQPVVGPLTRSAIFLVLCIRSESNNYPALRSFFADFSGLIRAVEFRNIEAGLTCVVGFSSDAWNHLFGSPSPAELHPFRDLHAGNRHAVSTPGDILFHIRAKRPDLCFELATQIMDALGDTVSVADEVQAFRYFDDRDLMGFVDGTENPRGDAARDAAIVGDEDPSFAGGSYVIVQKYLHDMKRWNALPVETQELIIGRRKLSDIELSDAEKPPYAHNALTSIEEDGKQLQILRDNMPFGKPGQGEFGTYFIGYCRTPRVTEKMLENMFLGNPPGNYDRLLDFSQPVTGGLFFVPAATFLDNISTNTPNVRATGAQLTPEPPSVLPDHDDSLGIGSLKEENRRDSLSLEGKEGKKDE from the coding sequence ATGGGTACTTCTAAGGCGCTAAATGAAGTTGTTCTACCCCAACCGGTAGTCGGCCCGCTAACGCGCTCAGCGATTTTCCTGGTTCTTTGTATTCGGTCTGAGAGCAACAACTATCCAGCCTTACGCTCTTTTTTTGCAGATTTCTCGGGACTTATACGCGCTGTCGAATTTCGAAATATCGAGGCCGGTCTTACATGCGTCGTCGGATTCAGTTCGGATGCATGGAACCATCTTTTTGGGTCACCAAGCCCTGCTGAACTTCATCCCTTTCGAGATTTGCATGCAGGAAACCGTCATGCAGTCTCCACTCCGGGCGACATCTTATTTCATATTCGTGCCAAGCGTCCCGACCTCTGCTTTGAACTAGCTACTCAGATTATGGATGCCCTTGGAGATACAGTTTCAGTCGCCGATGAAGTCCAGGCATTTCGCTATTTTGATGATCGCGATCTCATGGGATTCGTCGATGGCACAGAAAATCCAAGAGGAGATGCTGCCCGTGATGCTGCAATTGTAGGTGACGAAGACCCATCCTTTGCAGGCGGCAGCTATGTAATTGTGCAGAAATACTTACACGATATGAAGAGGTGGAATGCCCTTCCCGTCGAGACACAGGAACTTATCATCGGCCGCAGAAAGCTGTCTGATATCGAATTAAGCGATGCCGAAAAGCCTCCTTATGCGCACAATGCACTGACATCCATCGAAGAAGATGGAAAACAGCTTCAGATTTTGCGGGATAACATGCCCTTCGGCAAGCCAGGGCAAGGTGAGTTTGGAACATATTTCATCGGTTATTGCCGTACTCCACGAGTTACGGAGAAAATGCTTGAGAACATGTTCCTGGGAAACCCTCCTGGTAATTATGATCGCCTACTTGATTTCAGCCAACCGGTGACTGGTGGACTGTTCTTCGTACCGGCCGCAACATTTCTCGACAATATCAGCACGAACACACCGAACGTCAGAGCAACAGGTGCACAACTCACACCTGAGCCGCCTTCGGTTTTACCTGATCACGATGACTCACTTGGCATTGGATCGCTCAAAGAAGAGAACCGAAGGGATTCATTGTCATTAGAGGGAAAAGAGGGAAAAAAAGATGAATAA